A segment of the Lathamus discolor isolate bLatDis1 chromosome 9, bLatDis1.hap1, whole genome shotgun sequence genome:
GCACTGTGGAAAAGcatgcagctgcagagcccagTGCAatgtgcagggcagagcgcactGCAGGAGAATTCCCTTCTGCAGTGCTAGCTCTGGGGGTGAGGAGAAGCTTTCTCCATAGGGGTTATGGTCACCCATTTGCTACTCAGCCCTCCACTGCTTTCAAAACCATGCTGTGAGTACTAGGACAAAACCTTCCACCCAGCTGTCTCTCAGCTACCAAAATATCTCCTTTGCCCCTCGACCAGCTGTCAAAACTTCCCTGGCCTTCCTAGAACAAGTGTCTTAGTGAATGTTTGCCTTGGCCTGTGAGAAAtgggagggatgctgtggagatGACTAGCAGGGCTGCATGCATTTAATGCCAGGTGCCTGTCCTAAGCAAGCCTGTCCATCGGGGCTGCCACTGCTTGCCTCTGTAATGCTCCCAGCTTGGTGTGCTCTGTGGGGTGAGATTGTgatttgaggaaaaaagtgtttcaacGCAAAAAATGTGCAACTCCAGAGCCAAGAGAAAAAGCCTTAATTATTCAACTAGTTTGAAACACTTTAAAGTATCTCTAAAAATAGGTGAGAGGGATGTTTGTCAGCTACAAAGAGATTATCCTGCAGTAGTATTGCTTATCTTATTTTATGATGATGCTACAGAATACAGTCCCTCGGGTAGCCTCATTAATGTTTATGAATGAACCCCCTTGTTTTATGCTTTTGGTTTTAGAAGGTAGAAATAGGGCAAGAGGCTAGTAAGGCTGGTTTTACCAtatctgctttggaaagcccAACGACAATGGGTGTAAGCTCTCTCTAAGCCTCAGCGGTTCTGCATATGGATGACAACTGGATTTGGGTGCTCGCTATACCAGCTGAGGTGTACCCTAAGGGAGAAATCCAGGCGGGACTTTGGCTAAAATCCTGGGTGAAATTCTGCATGCTCCCCAGTGTCTCTGTCAGCAGGAGGCTGGCACTCCTCTATGTCTCatcagttgttttgttttgatctcTTCCGGCAAAGGCAACCTGTGACCATATGTTGTTATAGCCATAAGCGCTTCCACAGGGCAGTATCTGGTAAACCCTGCTTGCCTGCCAGCTTCTCAGCTCAGGGTGGAGGCTGGTCTTCACTATCTGTGTCTTAAAGAGGGCAACTGTTTCTTCTGGCTATCATAAAAGGGTGGCAGTTACACCCAGCCCGTAACAGTACACGGTGGTTTCTGAGTCTTACCGCTCCAGCCTTAAAATAACAGCTCCAGTTTTCCAAGCCAGCCGACAATTGTGGTCAGCCACTAATACCAGTTTAACCATTTGGCAACTGCCCTACAGGAAACAGCTCTTTTAAGAGAGCCAAAGGAGCCTGTGTCCCCTTGGCCCCTGAGCCATGCTGAGGTGGTTTCAGTCACAAGGGCATGTTGACAGATTTCCTTGGCTACAACCAGCCGCTGTAATAACAACCAAATCCTAGAAAGTTAATACCAAACAAATTGTGGAAGTAGTTTAAAAACAGCAATTCAAGTTAattgttttggtgttttatttGATTGAGTGGGCGAAACTCTCTGTTCCCCCCCAACAAACACGCCGTTTCTTGCTGTGTAGTTCATTTTCCATCTATCGCGGCGGAACTGTCAGCGGAGTTTATTTTGGGCTCGGTTCCCTCCCAGTTACGCGCAGTAGTAACCGGCTTTGCGAACAGCGCCGGTGAAAGCGGAACGGGACCCTTGCTGAAATCAGCAATGAGGCAATTACCATAGGCCGAGGGATCCTCTCCACCCTCCCCCGAGATGCTGCCTTCGCTGCCCTTCGTCCCTTTTGCGCGGCTGCCGGTGGGTCTTCTCTCCAACACGGCACCAACGCGGGCAGTGCGCGGGGCTGCCAGACCCAGCGCAGTCCTTCAGGGAGGGAGGGGTCCCTGGGCACCGCACACCCCGCAGCGACCCTGCTCGCAACGCCGGTGCGCTCAGCGGCGAATGGGGCAACCGGCTGGCTGCCCGCCGAGCGCCCGCAGCCACATGGCGGTTTCGCGGGAAGGGGCCGCAGCGTTCCCGCCACCCGAGGCGCGGGGCAACGCGCGAAGTTGCGCGGGCCGGCACGagcttcccccccctcccctttaaACACCCCCAAAAGCTCGCGCGGCCAAACCTCCCCTTTCCCCCGGCGGGCGCTACACTTTTGAATGAATGACATCACCCACGCCGTCCAACCGCAGCGCGGTCGTGCTTAATATTCATGAGGCGCCGAGCCAATGAGGGGGCGAGGAGGTTGTTTTAAACggcagagccctgcagccaaTCAGGCCGCTCTCGTAGGCAGCCAACGCGAGGCTGAGCCGCGCCGAGCCCCGCGCCGTGCCCTGCGCTCAGCTCCTGTCCACACTGCCGCGAACAATACAGGTACGTGAGCCCCGCCGCAACTTTCCGGGGGGCGGCTGCCGCTGCCCGCCCCGCCCTGCGCCCCTCGTCCTGCCCGACCCCGCTTCAGCCCGTGCTTGATAccggtgtatttttttttgttttccgttcttttcttccctttttttttaaatatatatttttttttttagttaaaaaaacgGGGGGGGAGGAAATCACCCAAAACTTTCTTCCCCTCTAGCACGGAGATCGCCGGTGCCGGGGCAGATGCTGCGCGCAGCTGGCGGGGCGGTGGGCAGCGGGCGAGGCGCACTGTTTACccccttttctcctctcctgctccGCCGGGAGCCCCCCACCCCGGTGCGGAGGGGCTACCTGTCCCCGGTGCAGCCCCGTTTCTTTGCGCCGGGCTCCCGTGCCGCCGAGAGTAATATGGCTGGTGCAGCAACTACACCGGGACTAACTCCTCTTCTCCCCCGCATGGGCAGGGATTTTTCTCTGCCGCCTCCTAATGTCGCACGGCAAAACGCGCGGCGCCCTCGGCTTTTATTTGCCCCTGTTCCCCGGGTGGGCTCGGTGGGGCTGGCGGCGGTGGGAAAGTTGTTGGCCGTGCGCAATGCCGTGCCCGCTGTTTATTCTGCATTAATATGGCTGTCGCTTTAGCATCTGACAGGGATAAACCCTGCGCGCTGCGCCCGTCGGTCCCGGCGAAGCAGTTTTTTtctcgccgccgccgcctccaaCCGCCCCCGATCCCTTCGCCTCTGCCTCCGCCGCTCTTCCCCTGCTCGGGAAGGTGTCTTCGGCAGGGCTGCGCCCGCGGCGGAGCCCCGCATCGCTTCTtccccgcgccgcgccgcccgtACTGTGGGCATTAATATGGCTGGCGCTGGAGAGCCCCGGCGAAGGGAAGAAAGACGTGTAAGCGGCatagggatggggaggggggtcGCGGCGGGGAAAATCTCCTTCCCGGCGCCCCGCCGGGGGTCCAAACCTTTCGCTTTCGCCCCGGCTTctctctccccacctcccctTGCCCTCGACCGGGCTCCGGGGGGCCGCCCCGGGGCTCTCCGCACTCTTTTTCTGGCGGCGCGGAGGAGCGTAGCGGCGGCGATAATGGCTGCACGGGAGCCTTTGTTAGAGAGCGCTGCGCTAGGcaggggccgggggggggtgggggggagccTCCCGTccgcgccccggccccgccgccccccgccgcccgATGGGGGGCCGAGCGCAGAGCCCCTTCGCGGCGGGGGCGGCGTTTTGGCGGGGCTGGCGGCCGGGGGTGGCGGGCGCGGGGGGCCGAGCGCGGCGGAGGGGGAGCGCGGCTTTGTtcggcggcgcggcggcggcgccgggagaAGCCATCTTAGCGAGCGGGGCCGGCCCTGGGCGCGGAGCGCGGCCGCCGCTCTCGCTGCCGCTCGCCCCGGCcgcccggggccgggccggcgcTCCGcgcccccgcccgccgccgggcCCCCCGgcgccccccgcccgccgccgcggcGCATTTCAGGGGCACTTTCTTTCATCAGGAGGCATTTCACAAAATGGAAGATGAATTATTGGCGTCTGGCGGAGCCGCAGCTGCCCCCTCCgcccgccggccccgccgcaggTGCCCGCTCCCCGCGCCGCGGAGCCCGGCGGCCGCGGTGACcttgggggagtgggggggagaAGATGGCGGGAGAGGAGCGGAGCGGAGGCCGGGCCGGCCGCGGCGGGCCGCTCGCCCCCAACTTCGGCCCCGGTCCCGGCCGCGCTCCGGTCTCGCCGCCTGGTCCCAGCGTACGCGGGTTTCCTGTCCGCCCGCGGAGCGCTGTAGGGCGGCAGCGGGAGCCCCGACGGGTCGGGGAGCGGCCGAGGTGGGAGCGGGAGGCTTAAAGGCACTTCAGCCGCGCACGGAGGGTGAACGGGCACAATTAAATATTAACGTTGtgctaataaaaattaaattttcaaacGCCTGGGAGGCAGTAAATAGGAAATATTACTGcgggatggggtttttttaatttctttattgtggctttttaattttttttagaggaaaaaaagaataatacggcggaaagggaaaggaatacAGCCCAAAAGTTAGCATGATCCTCTTGGTGACTTGCTAATCGCATCTTTGCACTGACCACTATGCCTCCGAACATGTGTCACTTGGTGGAGCAACAGTGAGCGCTGCTCGCCTCCCTGAGCTCCACGGGCCCTGTTGtgtttaaaaccagcttttatTTCCACACCACCTTACATATAGaatgttatttcagttttatgggAGGAATAGCCTGTACTGCTTTTCTACCTGGCCGGCAGCTGCGAACATGTGAACTCCGGTTACTAAAGGGACAAGTCCCAGCCTGGTGCTGTGCACACCACTTGAGCCCCAGTGTGGTAGCcaactaaaatattttatattagttCATATACAACTCTTAATGGGCAGAAGTATGTGTATTTAGTAGCCTGTCTCCAGTCTTAGGACATGATGTAAATGCATATCAATGTAAAACTGAAATCAGTGACCAGTTTTGCTTGGCTCAAGTCTGCAACCTAAGTGTCAAGGGAAGAATAACTGAAGTCTTTCTGTTGGGGATGGTACGAAGTattttgggggggaaaaagggatgTGCTGCTGATGGGGTGTCGCTTCAGGGGGCGGTggcatgtgtatgtgtataaacATATGCACactatgtatgtatatacacatttGTCCGTACATGCGCTCActtatttctttcccctttttcctctctttcctacagAGTCAAGATGGCTAAAGGTGATCCGAAGAAGCCCAAGGGCAAGATGTCTGCCTATGCCTTCTTTGTGCAGACGTGCCGTGAGGAACATAAGAAAAAGAACCCAGAGGTTCCAGTCAACTTTGCAGAGTTTTCCAAGAAGTGCTCAGAGAGGTGGAAGGTACCTCAATTTGTGACTTCCTGAAGGGCTAACTTGCTGTTTCTGCTAGAATAATGTGCGTGGGTCTGAACGTGAAGGGAGCTAGTGCTGTTCTTGGCAATGTGTCCCAGCCATTGATTGGGTGCTGCTGACTGTTGTCATGATCATGAAAGCTTCAGCCCAGTGTATGTGCCTGTTGAGGTGCTTCCGTTATACAGCCTGGCCTTTTTTCCTGTTCCCAGGCAGTGCCCCTCAGCTGCCAGCTCCATCCAGGCCTGTGTCCTTACAGAGGACTCTGGCTGTGCTTGTCCCATTCCTGTTGTTTCCCTCTCACGAGCATGCCAGTGGTGGCTGCGGTCCCTGGTACAGGACCTTCGTCCCCAAGGTGGTCCagttagaaaacaaacaagctctGAAACTCCCCTATTGAGTCAGTATGTGTTGGCTTGTTTACTTAAAGTTTGCCAGCTGTTGAGTAATCACAAGTTCGgtgtcttgttttgttgtttttttagaCCATGTCAAGCAAGGAGAAGGCTAAATTTGATGAAATGGCAAAGGCTGATAAGGTACGATACGATAGAGAAATGAAGGACTATGGACCAGCTAAGGGTGGCAAGAAGAAGAAGGACCCCAATGCCCCGAAACGACCACCGTAAGTGACTTTGTGTTAAATTCACAAATGTTGTGGTTTGTTTCCGCACCGTGTAGCAGAGCTGATAGGTTTCCATAAAGGAAGTAGATGGGGGTATGCTGTTGGTTTAGCAGTATTGGTAATCGTCACAGCTTACTGATGCTGTCTTGCAGATCTTCTAGGTGGTTTGTAATCTTGAGCATGTGGAGCACTGACAGGACTTGTCAGTACTTAATACCCTTAAATTCGTAGTAATGGAAGACATGGAAATGAGTGGGCCACAGTGAGACTTGTGTATCTAAGATGAAATTGGGTGGGGAGGATAGGTAACATCTGATTGAAAGCAGCATTGGGTGAAGGCTGAAGGTCTGGGcctcagtaaaataaaaacagatttgGATTTATGTTTTGGCCTTTTAGGTAAAAGTAAGAAATTCTTCCTGTGTGAATGTTGTGGgtgagggagagaggaggggatGTTCCCCAGGCAGGCTGCTGTGGTGCTGACTGTCCTCTTGGTGCTTCTCTCCAAGGTCtggcttcttcctcttctgttcaGAATTCCGCCCCAAGATCAAGTCCACAAACCCCGGCATATCCATTGGAGATGTAGCAAAGAAACTGGGTGAAATGTGGAACAACCTCAGTGATGGGGAAAAGCAGCCTTATAACAATAAGGCAGCTAAACTGAAGGAGAAGTACGAGAAGGTAAGGCTCGTTTTCACTTGTGCCTCTTCCATGCTGGCTCTTGTGTTGATGTGTCTGTGTAATGTATACCCAGCTAAGGTGGCCCCAGCACAGTGAGCATCTCCATCTTACAGACCTGTTCTCATCGTGCTGTGTGCTATGCAGCTGAGCACTGTGTACTTTGGGATGGAGTAGGTTAGAGAGCCAAGGGCGAATTCCAGCATGGATGGAGAGCTTTCCCCCAGTGATGcccagcagtggctgctgcGTTGCTCCAGCACAGGGTGTGTTGTGCTGTTAAAGGCGTTTTGTCCCATTAGCTGGAAACTTTAAGAGAGGCTGagttctcttctcctcctcaaGGCAATAACCATGAACGCAGGGTTCAAGGTATCCATCATCTGGAGGCAGCTGAGGATGCTTAGGTGTCTGCATACCTGTGTACCATAACGCTGGGTGTTGCCCCTTTTGGAGGTGCAGCTGTGGAAGGCCAGTCCCTTTACGTTAACACCCACTGCTGTACAAATGCTGTATGTGTTTGCTGCTTAGAGCAAATTAAGACGTCCCCTTGACTTTGCAGGATGTTGCAGACTACAAGTCTAAAGGAAAGTTTGATGGCGCAAAGGGAGCAGCAACCAAAGCTGCTCGGAAAAAGGTAGAGGAAGAAGacgaagaggaggaggaggatgaagaagaggaggatgaagatgatgatgatgaataAAACTGTACAATACTTGTCTCCATGTGAATACCATAGAGTAGGGGAAACACCATAAATGAAGCACCTCTTATTTGAGATGGTGTCTTTTGCCCTTATTaggcttaattaaaaaaaaaaacaaaaaaaatttggATTCCGATCGCGTTGTAGTTTCTAAAAGTGCTCTAGAAAATTGTAACTGGTTTACATGAAGTGGCCATGGGTGTAGCGAGCACCCTGAAACTGTATCAAAGTTGTACAtatttccaaacatttttaaaatgaaaaggcgCTCTAGTGTTCTCCTAACTCTGTGCACTTTGCTGTTGGTGtaacaaagcatttaaaaatgtttcaagcattttttaatttgtaaggTGGTGTTACTATATGGTTATTGGCTAGAAAATCCTGGGTTATAAACTGTACATATCTATAGTTTGTAAAAACTAGACAGATTCTTGTGGTACATGCTTAGAGTTATGATGCCTTAGAGGAGCAGTGATTACTTGGAAAGGTTGTACGTTCCCCAGGGTGCCATGGCCCAAAGCATGCACTGTGAGGGTAGATCTATTTACACTACAGTGGGCGTCCATTTAGCTTAAAGTTGTCTTTCTGTATATAGTGAAATAGCATTCTGCTGCCATTCTTAGTTGTGGAAAGGGGGTTCAGCTGGCATGAGAAGTGTATGGATTTTTTTAGTTAAGTGCGGtagtttttaaactgaaactgTAGACATCTCTTCATCGTCAACTGAAGAGCCAGTGCAGCAACTGAAGTTCAAAAACACTCTGTACTTAAACGAATTTGCAacgttctgttttttttttgtatgtttagaatgctgaaatgtttttgaagcaaaataaacagtattacatttttaaaactgttcttgACAACACTctaaatttctggttttaaaggaTCTTGATGACAGCAAGAGGTTCATTTTGAAGTCTGTGGCATCCCTCAGGGCTGGTGACTTAGGAAACATTCTGACTCaaggatttaaataaaataaaataaatggtgGCCAGCCAAAACTGGCTGAATTGAAAGAGATGGCTGCTCCAGCTAATATGCAATCGTAACTGTTTATGGCTGAGTGGCATAAGATGCTATGCAAGTTTGAACTTTATTACTTGAACTTGGGAGCCTAAATGAACATTCATGACTTaattgtttgtttgtgtgtgtatatagcAGCATTCAGAGATGCAGAGAAAGGTAGGTGGCTAGGAATGAGGCTGACACCATGGAATAAGTATAAAAGCatagtttggattttttttccagttgtgttGGGTAAATTTATAGCCCAAATGCATTGCTGTACATATTAAAATGTGCCTTTTTTGTCCTGTGTTAAACTGTTTCAGACTTGTGGTTTTTTCTAGCATCTTGATTCTTGGCAGGAGCCAGGCGCCTAGTCTAACtccctgctgaagcaggagTGTGGCGCAGGTACTTAGTCTGTGTCCTTTCTCTAACCATGCAAGTTTTAATAGGAGCTGGGTGCTATGAGGAGGGTTGGGGGAGTGGTGCAGGTCTCTCTCCTCTCGGATGACCAGCTGGCTGTGTCATTGCTATCTTTCAAATCCAAGCTGGGGATGTTTTGCAGCCTGTGGAAGGGAATAGTACCTGGTCTTCAGGTGGTGACTAACCTCATTTCCCTTAGCATGGAAACTGCAGGAACTGGGAAAACTACAGCACCCACTCACTACCCTCATGCTGGCTGTAGTTAGCAGTTGATGTTTGGttggcagcaggaaggagatggggTGTGAGGATACTCGCGTTAATAGCAGGTCAGAGTTGCGGACTGCCGTGTGCAGCTGACTGAAGAGGACAGGGTAACTCATTAGTGTAAACTGTGAGtatgggctgctgctgctgctgcttcctttgaGCTTAACTGCAGATTAATGAGGGCCAGGCTCACAGGCAGTGACTACTTCTAATATGGATAAAACAGCTCTGTTGCCTATTGGGTAACACATCTGGCTTCCTGTGACTTCTCAACAACTGTAGTATTTTGGCAAAAGAGTTGAGAGGGACTAGAacctgaaagcaaaaccaagcaaaacgtGGTATTGGATGGAGTGAGCTAATAAACTTTATAAAACAGCAACATGTAGCAACTCTTTTAAGGTTAAGTTGCAGTTGGATCATTTAGAAATACTTCTATAATTGCTTAATTACGGCACtatgcacaaaaaaacccaagtgtgAAATTAGCCCCCATTTTATGGGAAGTTGCATTTTAAAAGCGTCAAATTGgtgtctggaaaagagaaataggTACCTTTGTGTTTGCCTTTCAGCATGTCTTCAGCTATGCAGGAGAAGACAACTGGAGATTCCAGCACGTGGAACATTGGTGGGGAAGTAGTGGAGCAAAGAAAAGTGATGGCATTGTTTCAGGAGCTCTAATACTGTTTCTTTTGTCTAGTTGGCAAAATCTCCCGTTAGCCACATATGGGAATTAGTGTAGATCACTGCTGTGCAAATCGGGCTTGGCTTTGAATTAACTGCCAGTGAGCTGAGCCCC
Coding sequences within it:
- the HMGB3 gene encoding LOW QUALITY PROTEIN: high mobility group protein B3 (The sequence of the model RefSeq protein was modified relative to this genomic sequence to represent the inferred CDS: inserted 1 base in 1 codon), whose protein sequence is MRGRGGCFKRQSPAANQAALVGSQREAEPRRAPRRALRXSSCPHCREQYRVKMAKGDPKKPKGKMSAYAFFVQTCREEHKKKNPEVPVNFAEFSKKCSERWKTMSSKEKAKFDEMAKADKVRYDREMKDYGPAKGGKKKKDPNAPKRPPSGFFLFCSEFRPKIKSTNPGISIGDVAKKLGEMWNNLSDGEKQPYNNKAAKLKEKYEKDVADYKSKGKFDGAKGAATKAARKKVEEEDEEEEEDEEEEDEDDDDE